TCATCTGCTGCAATGACCTGTTGGCCACGCCGTCAGCAAGTCGGCGGGGCGCTGACCGAGGCCGGCCCGTGTGCTGCAGACAGTGTGTCGCCGGCCGGTGCGGAATGGGCGGTGAAGTTGGCAATGCCCGCGCTCGGCGGGAGCAGCAGCGAGTTAGACGGCGCCAGGTGTAGGCGGCGCAGCAGGAGCAACCGGAAGCGTTCTCACGGGAACCGGGGCGTCCCGGCCCGCAGCGATACCGAGAAGGATCATCCGGTAGTAGCCGAGTGAGTAGTCGAGTAACTCGCCCATTTGGTCCCCAGCGCAGTCGAGGGGCCTCTCTCTCAGAAAACGCGGAGCCTCTTCCTTGAAACGCTGGATGAAGCTCTCGATCTCGTCTGCTTCGGCAAGGTGGCCTTCATAGAACTCACGTGGTGAGTAGACCTCTACTCCCTGGTCGATCGCGAGCTTGCGCAACCCGCTCGCTTCCATTCCTCGGGGCGTATTGCCTTCATTCGTGATGAGTGGAACGCCATGGGTTTTTGCGTACTCGAGCAGCGCGCGATCAGCCGCACTTCCGACCTGGTTGCCTGGAAGCGTCTCGACGCTTTGGACCGTCGCGTCGTCGATTGAATAGGGGTCCACGGTCAGGGTCCAGTCAGGCAACAGGTAGTCTTTTACGAAATGGAGTGCGACGGGAACGAAGTACCCGCAAGCGGGGGACCCTGGTGCTGCCGGAGGCGCTTGCTGAATCATCAACCGCACGCCCTCGCCCAGTAGATTGTACGTGTTCGCCCTGGTCCGGTTTAGATAAATGGCGAGCAGCGTGGACTCGCGTGCGCGAGCAAGCCGATACGTTACCGCCGGGTCGAGCATCACGTCGTCGCCACGGTGGGCATGCAACCGATCGACGGTCGTCATGAGATCATGCCAAGACAGAATGTCGAGCAGCACGTTCGTGTCGAGGGCGATTTCGGGATGTGAGGCCATCTCGGGCGCGCTTTGACACGCGTCGCGCCACTCGTCAAACGTCGCTATGACATTGAACGTCCTGGCGACGCGGTTGCAGCGACGACCACCACAGCGTCCGCCTAGTCAGAATGGAACGACCGGCTCGAGTTCACGAAGTCGTAGGTTACGTGCAGGGCAGCACGCAGAGCTACACGTGAAAGGAGCCGGTCATGGGCAAGGTTACACGATACGTCGGCATGGACGTCCACGCGGAAACGATTTCAGTAGCGATCGTCGAGGGTCGCGGTGTCGCGAGGTCTTTGGGGACCATCGCGAATCGGCCTGAGGCCATCCGCCGCCTCATCGGCAAGCTCGGCGACGCGAGCAGTCTCCGCGTTTGCTACGAGGCGGGCCCGACCGGGTACGTCTTGTACTGGCAGCTCACGAAGTTGGGCGTGGCATGCGAGGTGGTGGCGCCATCGTTGATCCCGACCAAGCCGGGCGACCGAGTCAAAACGGATCGACGCGACGCCGAAAAGCTCGCGCGTTCGTACCGCAGCGGAGATCTCACAGCGGTCTGGGTCCCCAATGCTGAGCACGAGGCGCTGCGGGACTTGGTTCGCGCTCGTGAGGCGGCGAAGAAGGACGAGCTGCGAGGGAAGCATCGGCTGAGCAAGTACCTGCTGCGGAACGGCCAGCGACAGGCAGAGGGCTGCCGCGGCCCGTGGACAGTGACGTGGTGGCAATGGGTTCGAGGGTTGACGCTGCCGTACGCTGCGCAGAACGTCACTCTGCTCGACTACATTCTAGCCGTCGACCACGAAGCCCAACGGCTCGTGCGTTTGGAAAGCGCAATCAACGAAGCTGTGCTGACTGCGCCGACGGAAATGAAGGCAGTCATCGACGCGCTCCAAGCGCTGCGCGGCGTTGCGAAGATCACCGCCATTACGCTTGCCACCGAGCTAGGGACGTTCGCCAGGTTCACGTGTGCCCCCCAGGTGATGAGCTACACCGGCCTGGTGCCCTCGGAGCACTCGAGTGGCGCTCGAGACCGTCGCGGTGCGATCACCAAGGCCGGCAACGCACATCTTCGCCGGGTCTTGGTCGAAGCGGCATGGCACTACAGGCATCGGCCCAAGCTGAACGTGCGCCAGAAGCAGCTTCAGGGGTCCCTCACGCCACAAGTCGCTGCCATCGCCTGGAAGGCTCAAGAGCGACTGCATCGACGATTTTCGCGACTGACCAGTAGGAGCAAGCCAGCCGGCAAGGTCGTCATCGCGATTGCCCGCGAGCTCGTCGGCTTCATCTGGGCCATCGGCGTCGAGGCCGAAAAGAGAAAGGAGCGCAGCGCCTAACCGGGCGCCAGAACGGTGAACCGGATCAGTCAGTGGTCGAGCCCGGCAACGGCACGGAGAATCCTCGAATTCGTTATGCGGTTCCGACCCGCGAGCCTAGTCAGAGGCAGCTCCCGACGGACCATGAACATGAGGCGAGCTCAGCTCGACCCTCGGATATCAGCGTGATCAACCGTCGATAACGCCCACCTCGACCACCGTCTCGTCCGCTTCACTCTCGACAACGAAAGCAGATCCTACCGAACAGACCCTCGTGAGCTTGACGGGTCGTTCCATATCAACGAGACACACGTTCACCCGCGAACGCCGAGCGTCAAGTCGTCAGTCGGCAAGGCGCTGCAGACGCGGGCGTGTGCAGCATCAGAATGTTCGCCCGCGGAAGCGGAACGGACGGTGAAGTCGGAAAGACTGGCGTTCGGCGGGTGCAACGGCAGTTAGACGGCAGTTCTTGCGCAGCCGCCAATCTTGTCGGCCGCTGCTCCGGGGCACAGTATTGGATCATGGCCCGCCTGGCGTTTGTGCGTGACTGTCTCTGCTGCGTGACGCTGCTTGGGTGCAGTGATTCAAAACACGATATGCCCGGCACCACTGGAGCCTGGGAGTCGCGCGCCGACGCTCCGGTGTTGCTCGGAGGTCACGCCGCCGCTGTGGTTGCGGAGCAGGTGTACGTTGCCGGGCGCCAGCCCACGGACAAGTTGGATCGGGGCGTGCGCATCTACGACCCTGCTGCAGATGCGTGGAGCTCGGGCGCTGATCTGCCTGAGCCGCGGTTCAATCTCGCGGTGGCGGTGCTGCACGGAGACACGTACGCGCTGGGAGGCTCATATGGGTACGACTCCCACGCTCAAACGACCGCGTGGATGCTGCCCGCTGGAGCTGCCGGGTGGGCGCCCATCGCCGACCTCGGTGATCAGCGAACCAGCGCTGCCGCCGTTGCGCTCGGCGGGAGGGTGATATTGGTCGGTGGCTCGAGCGAAAACCAGATCCTGAGCAAGACGCTCGAGTTCGACCCGACGACCAAAGCCTGGTCGGAGCTCGCGGTGCTCCCGACGCCGCGCGCGTCGCTTGCTGCAGTGGTGTACGGGGAACGGCTCTATGCCCTAGGCGGATACGTGCAATCGGCGAGCACGAATCACCCGAGCGCGGCCCTCGAGAGATACGACCGAGCCACCGACACCTGGGTGACGCTCCCACCGATGCCCACGCCGCGGTCTCACCTCGGTGCGGCGGTGCTTGGCGGACGCATCTACGCGATCGGCGGGGTCGGGGAGTACAACACCCAGCCGCTGCGTACGGTGGAGGTGTTCGACCCAGCCACTGAGACGTGGCAAGACGGTGAGTCGCTGCCTGTCGCGCGTGCCGGTGCGGCAACGGTAGTGTGGCACGAACGAGCGTACGTCATCGGCGGCGCAGAGAGCTTGAACGAACCGATGACAGGGTCGGTCCTGGCGTTCAGTCCGTGAGGAGGCGAGTCCGCCTAACGGGATGACGTTCACCCGCGAACGCCGAGACAGGAACATAGCAGACGGCAAGGCGCTGCTCACGCGGGCGAGTGCCGCTGATCAATGGTCGCCCGCGGGCGCGGAACGGGCGGTGAAGTCGGCGAGGCCGGCGTTCGGCGGGTGGAACGTGAGTTATGCGGCTACGCATCGGATACTTGTGCAAGGAGCGCTCACCGCCCGATGCTGCACCCCGCCGGAGATGTGCAGCCTTTCTTCTGTTTGCAGCAAACTGTGCCCGCCGCGCAGCCGCCGACGAGCCCAAAACACTCACACGCTGAGCCTTGCTCGAGATTGCACCATCCGTGGCATGGTGCTCCGGCGCAGCAAGCGGTGATGGCGCCAACGCCATCGTCTGGTGCGCAGCTCCCTCCGCCGCCTGAGCCAGCACACGTTGAACCTGCGGTGCAGGACGAGAGTCCGGCACAGCATAGGGCTGGCGGACTGCACCCGCCGCTCACACCGAAGCAGTCGCACTTGCCGGAGATGCAATAGCCGAAGCAGGGGCTCCCCTGACAGCATGAAGCGTACTGGCCGGGCGAGGCGGCGTCAGTGTCGCACGGATTGAAGGCGCCTCCAGTGCCCGCTGCTCCGCCAGACGTGGCCGAGCTGCCACCCGACCCGCCGCTCGTTCCGGCAAAACCTCCAGAACCGACACCACCACCGCCGGTATCAACGCCAGCGTCCGCCCCGTTCCGAGGATCAGTGGTGGTTTCGCCGCAGCTAAGCGCTGAACACAGCACCGCGCCGACAGCAACAAGCGCCGCTATTCGAAGAGGAGCGCGCTCACATGAAGTGGATCTTGCGTGTACTCCCATTGCTGACTGCACTGCGGTGTGGAATCCGAAAAAGCGCGGATGTACGTCGTCGCTTCCGCGACCGACTGGCGAGGAAGCGGCTTGAGATCGTCGTAGTCACCCCAGTATCCGCGCCGGTCCTGACAGACCGGGCGGCTCTCGATGAGGGTCCGAGGCACGAATGCGGGTGCACCGCTCGGGAGGACGGCAAGTCGCCCGGCCCGAACTGCGATCGTCGCCGCGTCAGGCTCAAGGCGATCGTAGTAAGAGACGGTCCAGTTCGGCTCGAGCTGCGTCCCGACGATTCTCGTGCCGCCGAAGGATATGACCGGGTGGAACTGGTCGCTGCTGGTCGGAGAAGTTCGCCAGGAAGGAATGACTTCACAGGTTTCGAGGAAGAACGAACATCGCGAACCCTGGAGGTAGTGGTGGTTCGTAGCGGGATCGAACCTGGTGAAGACGAATCGCGCCTCGCCCTGCAGCAACCCGTCCGGTGAGATGGCCTGGCCGATGTCGAAGCTGAACTCTGGCGAGGAGCGCAGAACGTATCCGTTTCCCATTGGGACGTCCGCCCGGGGATCGAGGGTGGCGCCAGGCGCTGCGTCTTGGGGTGTCGTCCAAGCGGCCCCGTTCCACATGCTGACGGCCAGGATCGCGCTCGGACCGGTGCCGACTGCGGTTGTAACCCATAGTCGGTTCAGGTTGTCGAACACCAGGCGGGGGTGAGCGGAGACCGGAAGCCCCGCGAACGGACGTGGGAGAAGCTGAAATCCGGGCTCATCCCCGAAGGCGCTTCCCACCCAAACGTCGGTCTGCCCATCAGTGAAGTCCCAATACGCGGCGAAGACCTGGAAGTTGCCCACGGCCAGCGCTCCGCCATCGTAGAAGTGCTGGTTGCGAGAAACGCAGCCGTAGTTCGCGAAGGTCTTTCCTGCGTCAGTGGACCTCGCAATGCACGCTCCGCCGAGGTAGCTGTCTAGGGGGCCGTCTATCGGTCCCACTTGCGGAAACTTCGAGTCCGGGACAGCGACGTTCGAAATGAAGACGTAGGAAGGGGCGAGCGAAGCGTGCGCAATGGCGGGATCGCCCCAGAGGACTGCCCAACCGGGAGGTGGGTCGATGGGGGGCACATGCGTCCACGTCGCGCCACGATCCTCGGACCACGCCCAACCAAGCGCGCTCGCGCCACGGAAGACCTCACGCGAGAACTCGTCGGGGTAGCTGATTAGCTGGTTCTGATCGTTGAACGTAATCGTGATGACCTCGTCCGTCGCTCCGGGTGAGGGGACCACGCTTACGTTGATCGCTGTCTCTGATTGTGAGTAGGCGACGGTTGGACTGCCGGGTTCTCCCGTGACGCTGAAGGGTGTTTCCGGCGCGCACGCAGCGGTCGTCAGCGCAAGGGTAACGGTGGCTCCGACAAAACCGCGCCCGCGCCCGCGCATCAATCAACGGTAGCTGGATGGCTCCGAATTGTCGAGGCCACATCTGCTGGGCTGTCGTCGGCATCCTGGGAGGTCGCGTCAAGTGCCCTCGCCCCCCGCGGTGCACCGCCGGTGCCGGCGGCATCGCCCTGGCGTCGCCTGGTCGAAGCAACCTGGCGCGAGCGCGAACAGATCATGAAGGCGAGCGATTCAACGCGATGGGACATCGCTCCTGCCCATGGCCGCATAACGGGATGACGTTCACCCGCGAACGCCGAGCGTCAAGTCGTCAGTCGGCACGGCACAGCAGACGCGGGCGAGTGCCGCAGCAGAGTGGTCGCCCGCGGAAGCGGAACGGACGGCGAAGTCGGCAGGGCCGGCGTTCGGCGGGTGCAACGTGAGTTATGCGGGAACGTCAACGTACGTCGAAGACGTGTGTGGCGAAGGCAGGGGCAGGCCTTCAGCCTGCAGGCCCTCGATGTGGAATGCCACGGCTTCAGCCATCTCACGTTCGGTGTCTTCGCGTGTGGGGCCAGCGGCGACGCAGCCGGGAAGATCTGGCGAATACGCCGAGAACCCAGTCTCGGTCTGCTCGACGACAATCAGGTATCTCATCGGAGGCCAGCTTGTTTTAGCACGCTGTTCAGGGTTCCGGCAGCCAGGTCATCGCTGGGCTTGCCAGCGACGGTGACAAGCCCGGGCTTTGTCGGGTGCTTGTACTGTCGGTGGGACCCGCGCTGCCGGACCTGCGACCAGCCATCGTTCTCGAGAAGTTGGATGACGTCGCGGATCTTCATCGCGTGAATTTCTTCGCCGAATAACGAGACACACGTTCACCCGCGAACGCCGAGCGTCAAGTCGTCAGGCGGCAAGACGCTGCAGACGCGGGCGAGTGCCGCATCAGAATGTTCGCCCGCGGAAGCGGAACGGGCGGTGAAGTCGGCAAGGCCGGCGTTCGGCGGGTGGTGACCGATCAGCGACGCCGGGATGCGCGGCGCGTGGAATCGTGCGTGGGGCTCAGCCGAGGGTCTTCTTGAACGCGACCGGGGTCAGGGCCTCGAGCGGAAGCGCGAAGACATCGCGGTGGGTTCCGAGGCGCTCGAATGCCCAGGTGAGATAGGCCTGCGCGGGAACACCTTGAGCCCGACAGGTGGCGATGATGCCGAGGAGCACGCAAGCGCGGTGGGCGCCTTCTGTGCTGCCGGCGAAAAGCATGTTGAGGCGCAGCTTGGCGACGTTCTGGAACTCGCGCTCGGTGGGAGAGTTGTCGATGGGGACCAGCGGGTCGTCGACGAAGCGGAAGAGCGCGTCCCGATGGTTCTTGTAGTACCGAATCGCCGCCGCCAGCGGCTCGGAGGGCAAGAGCGTCGGCTCGACGGCGTCGCGCCAGCGCTCGAAGTCCTGGACGATGGGGCGAATGCACCGCTGGCGATGTTCTCTGAGAGCCTCTCCGACCAGGCCGAGCTTCTGCGCCTCTCCCTCTTCTCCGTAGATCGCGCCCAGGAATTTGCCGCCTTCGAGAGCGAGCACCGGCTGGGTGTCTTCTGCGTCGCGGAACTTGCGGCGGCCGTGCGCATTGCACCCGGCTTCGAGCACGCGGCCTGAGGCGAAGACTTCATTGAAGCGATGCTCGGCATCGGCGGTGAGGGTGCCTCGGAAGGGCCTGAGCTTCGCGGCGACGACCTGGCCGCTCTTGTCGGGCTCGTACTGGAAGACCGCGACCTCGTGGTTTCGATAGAGCTCCACATAGCCGTTGTGCGCGGCGGGGAGTCTTGATGATGACCTTCAACCCGGTGCCGTCGGTGGCCATCCAGGAGCCGGCGAGCAGCTGCTTCCAGTGCAAGCCGTCGACACCCGACAGCAGGTCGGCAGCGCGCTCGATGAAAGTCACGAGCGTGCTCATCGCGACGGGAATGCCGCGCTCGGCGAGGTCACGCCGAATGCGGTCGAGCGGAGTGAGTAGCCAGAACTTCTGGTAGACGAGCCACGCGAGCCACTCGCACGTGACCTTCGAGCGCTCGTAGGGCGCAGGCAGAGAGCGCAGCGTCGTGCGCTCGCCACACGCGCGGCAGCGACACGTGTAGCGACGAACCACGCGCCGGCGCTGGTGCTCCTTGACGACGTGGAGCTTCTCCTCGACGAGCTCGTCGACAACGTCCAGGGCAGCGCCGCCGCACTCGCCGCACGCATCGGGGCGGAGCTCGTGCTCTTCGGCTTCGAGGTGGCCGGGGATCGGCTTGCGCCCCGTGGGCCTCGCCTTCTTCTTCGGCGGAGGCTCGATGGCGGGCTTGTCGGGGGCCTTGGGGCGATCCTCGAAAGCGCGCCGGGCTTCTCCCCTCGACGACGGGCGGAGCAACGGGCGGCGCTGCAGCGCCGGGGGCAGGAGCCTTTCGCTGCTTACGCTGTGCTACGGCGAGCAGCTCCGAGACGCGCTCGTTGAGCCGTGCGAGCTCGGCGATGAGCTGCGCGACTTGCGCGCGGAGGGCCTCGCTCTGCTTGCGGAGCCTCTGCATTCTCCTTGCGCAGCGCTTCCAGGCCGTCCACGGACGAGTAGAGATCATACCTGGAGATCCGTGTCGATCCCCTTGCGTGCTTTTTCGAATCGAGGCCGCCGGTACCAGCCGCGCCGCGCCGCTGTGAAGTCGATCCCGGCCAGCAGCGAGGCGAACGCCGAGCCGTCGATCACCACCTGCGGTTTGTCGCCGTCCAGCAGCGGAAGCTGAAAACTCCCAGCCTCGAGCCGCTTGGCGAGAACACACCAGCCCGACCCGTCGAACCACAGAGCCTTCGCGATCCGCCTGCGCTTGTTGAGGAAGAGATACAAGTGGCCGTCGACCGGATCGAGCCCCATGCCGCGCACGGCGCCGGCGAGAGCGTCGAAGGAGCCGCGCATGTCGAGCGGGGCCACCGCCACGAACACGCGCACCGTCGGAGGAAGGCTCAGCACGAGCGCAAAGCCTCGAGTACCCGGTGCAGCGTCTCGACCGAAACGTCGTCGCCGAACTCCACCCGAGCCCTGGCAACCTCGAGAACGTATCGACCCCTGCCAGCCACGGCGACGCTCGGCGAAGCGGGAACGAGTTCTACCAAAGCGCGCGCCATCGCTTCCGCCTTCGACTTTCGCCGTCGCGGCCGAGCGCCTGGGTCCCGTCGCTCGAGATTCACCCGCCACGCATTCAGAGACCGCCCGTCGATGTCGTGCGCCCGGGCCCACTCTCCGGCGCTCAGGCCCTTCCGCTTCGCTGCGGCCAGGCACCGGCGCGCCTCTGCCTCGTCCTCGATCTTCCGTCCACTTGCCACTGATAACCTCCGCTTCGCAGCCGAGCCTGGCGGCCACGTCCGCGGAAATCATCCCGGTGTCGCTGATGGGTCACGGCGGGTGCAACGTGATATGGCCGCTCCGTTCTGCTTCTCAGACTTCTGCTCAGACCGGAGGATGGAAAGCGGGACATGCACCCGCGGGCTACGAATCTGCAACGTCGAGCAGTTGATGCTCTCTAACTCGCATTCGAACCCGTGGGTGTGCCTCGCCTGTAACGAATCCTCAGGGGAAGCCGCTCGAACCGGCTCACCATATTGCCTTCGCTGGGCGCGGCCGCTGCATGTCCCGACCAGAAGAATAGCCGAGGAGGTCGCATGCAGAAAAGTCTCGACGAATTTGCCGCATTCATCGGGTTGGACTGGGCCGACAAGAAGCACGATGTCTGCCTCAGTGTCCCTGGCAACGAGGGTCTGGAGCGCGAGGTCGTTCCTCACCGCCCGGCCGCTCTTGAAGCGTGGATTGCTCGACTCCGTGAGCGCTTCGCCGGTGCCCCGGTCGCCGTGGCCGTCGAGCTCGAGGAAGGCCCGATCGTCTCGGCCTTGCTCGAGCACGACTTCATCGTCGTCTGCCCGGTGAGGCCCGGCACCGTCGCCGGCTACCGCAAGACCTTCGTGCCCA
This sequence is a window from Myxococcales bacterium. Protein-coding genes within it:
- a CDS encoding IS110 family transposase, coding for MGKVTRYVGMDVHAETISVAIVEGRGVARSLGTIANRPEAIRRLIGKLGDASSLRVCYEAGPTGYVLYWQLTKLGVACEVVAPSLIPTKPGDRVKTDRRDAEKLARSYRSGDLTAVWVPNAEHEALRDLVRAREAAKKDELRGKHRLSKYLLRNGQRQAEGCRGPWTVTWWQWVRGLTLPYAAQNVTLLDYILAVDHEAQRLVRLESAINEAVLTAPTEMKAVIDALQALRGVAKITAITLATELGTFARFTCAPQVMSYTGLVPSEHSSGARDRRGAITKAGNAHLRRVLVEAAWHYRHRPKLNVRQKQLQGSLTPQVAAIAWKAQERLHRRFSRLTSRSKPAGKVVIAIARELVGFIWAIGVEAEKRKERSA
- a CDS encoding type II toxin-antitoxin system HicB family antitoxin encodes the protein MRYLIVVEQTETGFSAYSPDLPGCVAAGPTREDTEREMAEAVAFHIEGLQAEGLPLPSPHTSSTYVDVPA
- a CDS encoding type II toxin-antitoxin system HicA family toxin; this translates as MKIRDVIQLLENDGWSQVRQRGSHRQYKHPTKPGLVTVAGKPSDDLAAGTLNSVLKQAGLR
- a CDS encoding transposase; the protein is MLRPSSRGEARRAFEDRPKAPDKPAIEPPPKKKARPTGRKPIPGHLEAEEHELRPDACGECGGAALDVVDELVEEKLHVVKEHQRRRVVRRYTCRCRACGERTTLRSLPAPYERSKVTCEWLAWLVYQKFWLLTPLDRIRRDLAERGIPVAMSTLVTFIERAADLLSGVDGLHWKQLLAGSWMATDGTGLKVIIKTPRRAQRLCGALSKPRGRGLPVRARQERPGRRREAQALPRHPHRRCRASLQ
- the tnpB gene encoding IS66 family insertion sequence element accessory protein TnpB; this translates as MRVFVAVAPLDMRGSFDALAGAVRGMGLDPVDGHLYLFLNKRRRIAKALWFDGSGWCVLAKRLEAGSFQLPLLDGDKPQVVIDGSAFASLLAGIDFTAARRGWYRRPRFEKARKGIDTDLQV